The Panthera leo isolate Ple1 chromosome A3, P.leo_Ple1_pat1.1, whole genome shotgun sequence genome contains the following window.
cttttttttcttttggagctcttgtagtttttctattttatttgcttctatttagcgttttgattatttttagaaGGGAAAGTCTGTTCAGTCTCACTGTATTGCCAGAATCAGAGCCTTTTCTGCCCATCTATTTTAAGGTGGTGAGTCAGAGATTTCTTAAGTACTCCACTCCACCATACTAAgagtgcatgagtgtgtgtgtgtgtgtgtgtgtgtgtgtgtgtattttaatctGTGGTACTGCTCTGcaagtaacatttaaaatgtgtaaccGTTTCATGTGGTCAGTAGACAGTACATTAAACACACATTCAGACTTGTATTTCAGTTAAAAATCTTCTGTCCTTGTATTTTATTTGGGCTAAAATTGAATAGTCACGTTAACTTGGACTTCTCATACTGAGAAGTATTTTGGTTATATTATATATGACTTAatgtaatagaaaatattaataaatgccATTTAATTGCCAGTCTTTAGATACGTGAAACTTATATGAGATACATCTGGGAAATGAATCCATTAACGTATAAAGAGTTCTTACAAATCAGGAAGATGGCAAAGGACACAAATAGAGTGTTAATAGAAAAGGATACACAACTATTTACTTCATTTATAATCAAGAAAACTGCAAACAGAAGCATAATAATGTATTCTCCCCTTACTagattggaaaagagaaaaaagaatgtccCCTGGGTTCAGAGGATATTGAGAAGTAGAAACATTAATCACATTGCTAGTGAGGttataaataattgaaatcacctgggtggctcagtcagttaagcatcgacttctgCTCCAGTCATCATCTCGaagtccttgagtttgagccccgtgtcaggctctgtggtgacagctcagaacctggagcttgcttcggattctgtgtctccctctctctcaaaaaataaaggttaaaaaaaatatatatatattttttttaataaataggaaTCACCTCCAGGGAGGACAGTTTAACAATTTATCCTAAGGATCAAGTGTACATTTTGTGCACTGTTGGAAATATCCAAAGATTTGAAGCAATTTAAATGTTCATCAGTGGAgagtatttaaacatttatagTATGCCCATGTAGTGTACTACTGTGCAGTTTTAAATACACGGATATGGAATGATCTCAGAGGGATTATATGGAGATGAAAACAGGGTACAGAATAGTGTGTAGTGTGGTGATATGAGCGGGGTGGGGAACAtggattttaaatgtataaaaaatatctGGAAGAATGTATAAGAaactggaggaaggaaagaaccGGATGGCTAAGAacccaggggagggagagaaactttatttagcatttttgaATTTTCTGGGATGTACGTGCATTACCTCTTATTTTAATGGCAACCAGAATCTTATTGTGTGTgaagagaagatacaaataaggAAGAATCCTGTGGTGTTGATTTGAATTGGAGATACTAGTATAAggtcatgatttaaaaaaaaaaaaaaaaaaaggtttccttGAAGGAGCAAAACCGTGAAATAACAGAATAGCAAGACTATTATTTTTCTGTAGGAATAACAGAGGGGTGGTTAACTCTTGCAGTTATTActttgatgaaaataaagaatcagaaaaagaaatgcaccCTGCACCGTTTCAAGGTAGTACTGTGCGTGAAATCCCGTTGCTCTCGCACCTGTGTCAGCTTGCTTCTGTGCTATGGCCTGGGTTCATTGGACAAAGAATGAGTCTCACTGTGTGATAGGCACTGTGCTACATGCTTAACATGCCATATACAgaattttttgaatgaaaaatggcaagaaaacatttttatctagAGGTCGACTTGCTTAACAGATTGCTCTTTGATTTAATGCCTTAATAGCATAGGTTATTAAAACTTagtgaatattttgtttattttatttttatttcacctaggcttttgtttcagatttttatttaaattctagttagttaacgtatggcgtaatattggttttaggagtatagtgatttatcacttacgtataacacccagtgctcatcacaagtgacctccttaatacccatcatccatttagcccaccacccctccaaaacacccctccagcaaccctcagttctctatagttgagtctcttatgatttgccttcctctgttttttttcctccttcccctttatctgtttcgtttcttaaattctacatatgagtgaaatcatatggtatttctctttctctgactgagtttcacttagcatagtatactttagttccatccatgtcattgcaaatggcaagatttcattctttttgatggctgggtaatattagagagtgtgtgtgtgtgtgtgtgtgtgtgtgtgtgtgtgtctatatttatatctaccacctctttatccattcatcagtcgatggacatttgggcttcctccatagtttggctattgttgataacgctgctgtaaacattgggctgcatgtgcccttttgaatcagtatttttgtatccattgGGTACATACCTAGTAgttattttgcctattttataGAAGAGGCAATGAAATTAAGGAACTTGCTCTAGATGTAGACTCTAGAACCAGATTATCAATCTAGCACTCATTCCATTGAGGCGTTCGAATGTAATTCATGATGGATATTATGAAATTtggtgccttttaaaaatgttcctgtgatttgggagttttttgtatttttcttttgaaaagattgCCATCTTCAGTACTTTCCACCTGTTTGTGCAATTGTACGTTTGTGCCACAGACTCCTTCCTTCGGAGTGCCTTCTTCCCCCATGCtttctgcctatttttgtaaaatcGTATTTACCCTTTAAGACACGGGTCCCTTGATACCTCAAGAAAAActtgtagggacgcctgggtggctcaggtggttaagcttccggcttcggctcaggtcatgatctcacggtttgtgagttcgagcctggtgttggtctctgtgctgacagctcagcctgctttggattctgtgtctccctctgtctctgcccttccactactcaaggctctctctctctcaaaaataaataaacatttgaaaaataaataaaaaaaacttccagTTGCTTAACAGAGTAGTTATTTCCTTATATGAGCTCCCATAgggctattttatatatatatatatatatatatatatatatatatatatatatatacatatacatatacatatatatatatatatatacacacacacatatatacacacacacatatacatatatacacacacacacaccattgacTCACTCATTGTTTCTGAACAAGTGTAGGGAAGGCAGCACGCTGAGTGAACAGAGCTCAGTGACACTAGACCTCCCTTAGTACATAGACATACAGTCTTGGGTAATGAATGTCCAGCTGCTCACTCATTTAGGTAGAAAACTGTTTTTACAATTATCTGAGGCTAAGacctaattttgttttattaactaGTTAAACACAAAGGGTTCCCCCCCCAATGGTTTTAATGTATACAAAATTAACCAAGAATGCAACTACTATGTAAAAGTTGagaagattttactttattttgtttgtaatgaCTGGTTAGACTGTTAGTGATACTTGTACAGACTGTGGAAGTCTGTATCTGAAAGTTCTCCTATTCATGGTGATTTCTTAGAGGCAAACATCTGGCTGTGTTAATGCTTTACACTTCAGGCGTATAAACATTTACATAGGGAAATACATACTGTTTTACTacaaattgcttttatttctcccttgTCTTAATGTATATTaatgtagattttaaaattatgtgtagACATATTACCTACTAATTTCATTTTAGGATAGTTAAGGATGCATAAAATACTAGTTATGGAAGGGATTATTATCTGAAAGGATAATTGAatagaggaggaggggagaggcaaaaGTATTAAAGTAAAAGCTGTAAAATTTAGGTCAGTATTGTTACTAAAGAtgctttggtttcattttttgtcATTAATGAGGCTGATATTTATAGTTGGTTGTCCAAATTTGCATCTATTCAGTTGACAAATAGGTGATGTTTAAAAGAAGAAGTTCAGAGAAGGAACTAGTTACATGGCCCCACCTTCGGTTGTCAGTGCATGCTTAAAAGTTTTAGCACCTTCTGTATGATTGTTAAAGGGTATGGCAAGAAGTTTAATCCCTGTTAAAGGGTATGGCAAGAAGTTTAATCCCTTAACTTTTAGTATTGAAATAATACTCTGAACTATGACTAGGTGTCTGCAGGATGATTAGATATCTTCAGAAATGGGTACTTCTTAAGCATGAAAGAGATAGCATTATAACTGTACCGAGACAGCAGGCTTAAGCCAGGCAAACCAGGACATAGGGTCACTCTATTCCTCTGGTACAATTcactaaaaatttgttttgttcatttgtagaGGTTTGGGATTTGATACAGGTTTGAGTAAAGAAGGTAGGGACCTGAATATAGGCATTGCAACTTGAGTTTGAGCTCTTACTGATCTGATCTGCCATGTGATGTCAGCTAAATCACACAGCCTAACCTATGGAATCCCTCACATTGGTGATTAGCCTCTGTGAAAATTTttacttcattccttcatttttttagttAGACACCAGAGCTGGGGTTTAAGACTTGGATTCCAAGGCTTAACAGTTCTGaatcagtaacatttttttaaagtttttatttatttgagagacagcgtgagtgagggaaggacaggcgaaagggagagaaaatcccaagcagatagggtcagacactcaaccgactgagtcacccaggtgccccaaccaataatgtttttaaatagtgctgggggtgggggcttgggtggctcagcagattaagtgttaagtgtctgactcttggtcttggcccatgtcatgatctcacagttcgggagattgagccccacgttggactccgtgctgacattgcagagtctgcttgggattctctctgtgcccctcctctacccgtgtgttctctctccctcaacataaagaaataaacttaaaaaaaaatagtgcaaggGAGAGAGCCAGCAGAGGCGTCGCGTCGCTACCACCACATCCACAGTCCTGCTGAAACACGAGTTGTTTGTGGACATGACCTGTGAAGGCTGCTCCAGTGCAGTCAGTCGGGTGCTCAACAAGCTGGGAGGAGTTGAGTGTGGCCTTGACCTGCCTAAGGAGAAGGTTTGCGTCAACTCTGAGCACAGCGTGGATCTTCTGCTGGAGACCCTGGGAAAAACAGGACAAGCTGTTTCCTACCTCGGCCCCAAGTAGTGAGGGCCTGGACCCTGGGCCCAAGATGGAGCAAAGCGGGCAGGCCGCTGATCCTCTCCTGCCTTCCCGACAGACCTGGGCCTGGCAGTCCTACTCAGCAATGGGAGTTCCTACAGAGACCCTCACTTGCCCTGCTCCTCCCTAGCGTCCCTGCAATAAAATCGAGCCACTTTGGTTGtaagtgttagaaaaaaaaaatagtgcaaggGCAGTTAATTGTGcaaggcatttattttattaagggtAGAAAATATTTCCGTAGATTGATAATGTGATAGATGATTAACTTGGATCATGTTATAGATGATTCATTGCCTCCTTAGTTAAGGCAACAAGTCCTTTATGAGATTCAACCCTAGCTGGTATACTTagaatggtaattttttttttttaagtttatttattttgagagagtgagagagcacgtgggagcagggaagaggcagagagagagagagagaatcccaagccagctgtcagtacagagcccagcgcagggctcggactcatgaaccgtgagatcctgacctgagccgaaatctagacgTTTAATcatctcagccacccaggcgcccctaaaatggtAATTTCTGAGAAGAGAAGGCCTTTGGATCATCTTATTCTCATTATATAAAGAAACAGTTTTGAGAAGCTGTGATTTGCCACCAGGTCATAGAGCTAATGACATAAATCACTTTCACAAAGGAATCTAATTTCTCAAATCATACATTCTAAAATAACCCAAAGTTACCCTGGTCctttatcttcctctctttcGGACCCATCCTGTAATTCCAGCCCATCACATGCAGCCTCTGAAAGGTCCACTCAGCCACCCCAAATCAGGGTGGTTAT
Protein-coding sequences here:
- the LOC122214806 gene encoding copper transport protein ATOX1-like; the protein is MEIYLENLNRYFVFRCKGESQQRRRVATTTSTVLLKHELFVDMTCEGCSSAVSRVLNKLGGVECGLDLPKEKVCVNSEHSVDLLLETLGKTGQAVSYLGPK